The Helianthus annuus cultivar XRQ/B chromosome 16, HanXRQr2.0-SUNRISE, whole genome shotgun sequence genome includes a window with the following:
- the LOC110916461 gene encoding uncharacterized protein LOC110916461 isoform X3: MEYVYSSPAKRRKISHANDQQMLLNKNEDNMILGSSSGDDAQSHFRKKLLVLDVNGLLVDIVADPPDEAHKPDTRIAQKAVFKRPFCDEFLEFCFQRFSVGVWTSRTRKNINRVLDFLMRDTQRQLLFCWDQSHCTDTGFNTIENSGKPLLLKELKKLWEKQDPNLPWDRGAYDESNTLLLDDSPYKALRNPPYTAIFPYTYSYLDTQDNDLGPNGDLRNYLERLAASDNVQTFVEQNPFGQQPITHDNESWNFYRNIICSTQPGAGPSRSRKKLIVLDIGGLLVDVRMAPREGFREDTMLGSKAVFKRPYCDEFLQFCFQRFNVGIWTSVFRFNTERTVDYLMRENQHKLLFCWDLSHCTDTGFFTVENNSKKLLLKEIRKLWEKKGPDLPWEIGEYDESNTLLVDTKSHRALLNPPHTAIFPYPYCHWHTEDNSLRDLRIYLERLAASENVQKFVSENSFGQRPIREKNLSWGFYQKIIHAFSYKRKAGDSVKPDPTIASVTKTLLEPEPISTATSAAHTLLEPETGTTTALVGQALSEPDLDTTALTSVEQETVSATVLTAHTLAEPQTSTTALVGQTVSEPDLDTAALAAQTSLEQETVTATVLTAPTLLEPEPGAAIALVGETLSEPEIHTTASAAWTVLEPETFTSDDAHSGFTTSCKGALTSDVDNVTVGTALSAKIKSPSPKRSHLQESNSVVNRSVTRSMNKRIVKSVKDVSCVGSDDIHQDSPHVEHKIIVTESNSALDGSVTRSRNKRVVNSVEDNSRGKRFRSSEGSKKNTKVFVLALQKTSGADDGNSCQKRTRRPRKLVVKKPTGVLEDGHGITTDLDEHQPLSVWYERMRRLSVIKRSDKSRNQTNVVTTDRTTSDYQQDWPFIKLCPIWTTIESLVLHPTPPQKPHFSPLKKTNELCREGLAIAHMVTYWNLVQRLSDLKPNDPVDIINNGLEVAVDLETHGFDVEAIRGRLNELLYSKSKAGQREDTLKELEKCNYEKHVIEKEMDRLKVEMQKLQEKWKAKEEDIMRLQSNSHPVSTEIND, from the exons ATGGAGTATGTGTACTCTTCTCCTGCTAAACGGAGAAAGATTTCACATGCAAATGATCAACAAATGTTACTCAACAAGAATGAAGATAACATGATTTTGGGGTCTTCTAGTGGGGATGATGCTCAATCTCATTTTAGAAAAAAGCTTCTTGTTCTTGATGTAAATGGGCTGCTTGTTGATATTGTAGCAGACCCCCCAGATGAAGCCCACAAACCAGACACAAGAATAGCTCAAAAAGCAG TGTTTAAGAGACCATTTTGTGATGAGTTTTTGGAATTTTGCTTTCAGAGGTTTAGTGTAGGAGTTTGGACATCAAGAACAAG AAAGAATATAAACCGAGTTCTTGACTTCCTCATGAGGGACACTCAACGTCAATTGCTTTTCTGTTGG GATCAATCTCACTGCACAGACACCGGTTTCAATACTATTGAGAACTCCGGCAAACCGTTGCTATTAAAGGAACTTAAAAAGTTATGGGAAAAACAAGATCCAAATCTTCCGTGGGATAGAGGAGCGTATGATGAATCAAATACACTGCTTTTGGATGATTCTCCGTACAAGGCACTACGTAATCCT CCATATACCGCAATCTTCCCCTATACCTACAGTTACCTTGACACCCAAGATAACGATTTAGGACCCAATGGCGATCTTCGTAATTATCTGGAAAGGCTGGCAGCGTCTGATAACGTCCAAACGTTTGTAGAGCAAAACCCATTTGGTCAACAACCGATTACACATGATAACGAATCGTGGAATTTTTACCGTAACATCATTTGTTCCACTCAACCAGGAGCCGGTCCTTCTCGTTCTCGAAAGAAACTTATTGTTCTTGATATCGGTGGGTTGCTCGTTGATGTTAGAATGGCCCCACGTGAAGGCTTTAGAGAAGACACAATGCTTGGGTCAAAAGCAG TGTTTAAGAGACCTTATTGTGATGAGTTCTTACAATTTTGTTTTCAGAGATTCAATGTTGGTATTTGGACATCAGTTTTCAG ATTCAATACAGAACGCACTGTTGACTATCTTATGAGAGAAAATCAACACAAATTGCTTTTCTGTTGG GATCTCTCACACTGTACTGACACTGGTTTTTTTACGGTTGAGAATAATAGCAAAAAATTACTTTTAAAGGAAATTAGAAAGTTATGGGAAAAGAAAGGTCCCGATCTTCCATGGGAAATAGGAGAGTACGATGAATCAAATACACTTTTAGTCGACACTAAGTCACACAGGGCTCTACTTAATCCC CCACATACAGCAATCTTTCCTTACCCTTATTGTCACTGGCATACAGAAGACAATTCCTTAC GCGACCTTCGTATTTATCTGGAAAGGTTGGCGGCATCTGAGAACGTCCAAAAATTTGTATCGGAAAATTCGTTTGGCCAACGCCCCATTAGGGAAAAGAATCTGTCATGGGGATTTTATCAAAAGATTATTCATGCATTCTCATATAAACGTAAAGCTGGTGATTCAGTGAAACCTGACCCCACTATTGCTTCTGTTACTAAAACCTTATTGGAACCCGAACCCATCTCTACTGCTACTTCGGCTGCCCATACGTTACTGGAACCAGAAACGGGGACCACTACTGCTTTAGTTGGCCAAGCCTTATCGGAACCAGATCTCGACACGACTGCTCTGACTTCAGTGGAACAAGAAACTGTAAGTGCTACTGTTTTGACTGCTCATACCTTAGCGGAACCACAAACTAGCACTACTGCTTTGGTGGGTCAAACCGTATCGGAACCAGATCTTGACACTGCTGCCCTGGCTGCTCAGACTTCGTTGGAACAAGAAACCGTAACTGCGACTGTTTTGACTGCTCCAACCTTATTGGAACCAGAACCCGGCGCTGCTATTGCTTTGGTTGGTGAAACCTTATCGGAACCAGAAATCCACACTACTGCTTCGGCTGCTTGGACTGTATTAGAACCCGAAACTTT TACATCAGATGATGCTCATTCAGGCTTCACTACATCGTGTAAAGGGGCTCTAACAAGTGACGTGGACAATGTAACTGTTGGCACCGCACTTTCTGCTAAAATTAAGAGTCCTTCACCAAAAAGATCT CATCTGCAGGAAAGTAATTCTGTTGTGAATCGTTCAGTTACTCGTAGCATGAATAAAAGAATCGTGAAGTCGGTTAAAGACGTCTCATGTGTCGGATCTGATGATATTCATCAAGATTCACCTCACGTGGAACACAAAATAATCGTCACA GAAAGTAATTCTGCTTTGGATGGTTCAGTTACTCGTAGCAGGAACAAAAGAGTTGTGAATTCGGTAGAAGACAATTCACGTGGGAAAAGGTTCCGATCTTCAGAAG GTAGCAAGAAAAACACAAAAGTTTTTGTGCTTGCTTTGCAAAAAACAAGTGGGGCAGATGATGGCAATAGTTGTCAGAAAAGAACGAGAAGACCACGAAAGTTAGTGGTTAAAAAACCAACTGGTGTACTAGAAG ATGGACATGGAATCACTACCGATCTTGATGAGCACCAACCTCTATCCGTGTGGTATGAACGGATGCGTCGCCTTTCAGTTATAAAGA GAAGTGATAAATCACGAAATCAAACCAATGTCGTCACCACTGACAGAACCACCAGCGACTACCAACAAGATTGGCCGTTTATCAAGCTGTGTCCAATCTGGACCACCATCGAATCTCTCGTGTTACACCCAACACCGCCTCAAAAGCCACACTTTTCGCCATTGAAGAAGACGAACGAGCTTTGTCGTGAGGGTTTAGCCATTGCTCACATGGTGACGTATTGGAATCTGGTTCAGAGGCTTTCAGACTTAAAACCGAATGATCCGGTTGACATAATCAACAACGGTTTGGAAGTTGCAGTCGACTTGGAGACTCATGGGTTTGATGTGGAAGCAATTCGAGGTCGTTTAAATGAGTTGCTTTATTCTAAATCCAAAGCAGGCCAGCGTGAGGATACTCTTAAAGAGCTTGAAAAGTGCAATTATGAAAAGCATGTAATCGAGAAAGAGATGGATCGATTAAAAGTGGAGATGCAAAAGTTGCAAGAAAAATGGAAAGCGAAAGAGGAAGACATTATGAGGTTGCAATCGAACTCGCATCCAGTCTCCACTGAAATCAATGATTGA
- the LOC110916461 gene encoding uncharacterized protein LOC110916461 isoform X4, whose protein sequence is MEYVYSSPAKRRKISHANDQQMLLNKNEDNMILGSSSGDDAQSHFRKKLLVLDVNGLLVDIVADPPDEAHKPDTRIAQKAVFKRPFCDEFLEFCFQRFSVGVWTSRTRKNINRVLDFLMRDTQRQLLFCWDQSHCTDTGFNTIENSGKPLLLKELKKLWEKQDPNLPWDRGAYDESNTLLLDDSPYKALRNPPYTAIFPYTYSYLDTQDNDLGPNGDLRNYLERLAASDNVQTFVEQNPFGQQPITHDNESWNFYRNIICSTQPGAGPSRSRKKLIVLDIGGLLVDVRMAPREGFREDTMLGSKAVFKRPYCDEFLQFCFQRFNVGIWTSVFRFNTERTVDYLMRENQHKLLFCWDLSHCTDTGFFTVENNSKKLLLKEIRKLWEKKGPDLPWEIGEYDESNTLLVDTKSHRALLNPPHTAIFPYPYCHWHTEDNSLRDLRIYLERLAASENVQKFVSENSFGQRPIREKNLSWGFYQKIIHAFSYKRKAGDSVKPDPTIASVTKTLLEPEPISTATSAAHTLLEPETGTTTALVGQALSEPDLDTTALTSVEQETVSATVLTAHTLAEPQTSTTALVGQTVSEPDLDTAALAAQTSLEQETVTATVLTAPTLLEPEPGAAIALVGETLSEPEIHTTASAAWTVLEPETFTSDDAHSGFTTSCKGALTSDVDNVTVGTALSAKIKSPSPKRSESNSVVNRSVTRSMNKRIVKSVKDVSCVGSDDIHQDSPHVEHKIIVTESNSALDGSVTRSRNKRVVNSVEDNSRGKRFRSSEGSKKNTKVFVLALQKTSGADDGNSCQKRTRRPRKLVVKKPTGVLEDGHGITTDLDEHQPLSVWYERMRRLSVIKRSDKSRNQTNVVTTDRTTSDYQQDWPFIKLCPIWTTIESLVLHPTPPQKPHFSPLKKTNELCREGLAIAHMVTYWNLVQRLSDLKPNDPVDIINNGLEVAVDLETHGFDVEAIRGRLNELLYSKSKAGQREDTLKELEKCNYEKHVIEKEMDRLKVEMQKLQEKWKAKEEDIMRLQSNSHPVSTEIND, encoded by the exons ATGGAGTATGTGTACTCTTCTCCTGCTAAACGGAGAAAGATTTCACATGCAAATGATCAACAAATGTTACTCAACAAGAATGAAGATAACATGATTTTGGGGTCTTCTAGTGGGGATGATGCTCAATCTCATTTTAGAAAAAAGCTTCTTGTTCTTGATGTAAATGGGCTGCTTGTTGATATTGTAGCAGACCCCCCAGATGAAGCCCACAAACCAGACACAAGAATAGCTCAAAAAGCAG TGTTTAAGAGACCATTTTGTGATGAGTTTTTGGAATTTTGCTTTCAGAGGTTTAGTGTAGGAGTTTGGACATCAAGAACAAG AAAGAATATAAACCGAGTTCTTGACTTCCTCATGAGGGACACTCAACGTCAATTGCTTTTCTGTTGG GATCAATCTCACTGCACAGACACCGGTTTCAATACTATTGAGAACTCCGGCAAACCGTTGCTATTAAAGGAACTTAAAAAGTTATGGGAAAAACAAGATCCAAATCTTCCGTGGGATAGAGGAGCGTATGATGAATCAAATACACTGCTTTTGGATGATTCTCCGTACAAGGCACTACGTAATCCT CCATATACCGCAATCTTCCCCTATACCTACAGTTACCTTGACACCCAAGATAACGATTTAGGACCCAATGGCGATCTTCGTAATTATCTGGAAAGGCTGGCAGCGTCTGATAACGTCCAAACGTTTGTAGAGCAAAACCCATTTGGTCAACAACCGATTACACATGATAACGAATCGTGGAATTTTTACCGTAACATCATTTGTTCCACTCAACCAGGAGCCGGTCCTTCTCGTTCTCGAAAGAAACTTATTGTTCTTGATATCGGTGGGTTGCTCGTTGATGTTAGAATGGCCCCACGTGAAGGCTTTAGAGAAGACACAATGCTTGGGTCAAAAGCAG TGTTTAAGAGACCTTATTGTGATGAGTTCTTACAATTTTGTTTTCAGAGATTCAATGTTGGTATTTGGACATCAGTTTTCAG ATTCAATACAGAACGCACTGTTGACTATCTTATGAGAGAAAATCAACACAAATTGCTTTTCTGTTGG GATCTCTCACACTGTACTGACACTGGTTTTTTTACGGTTGAGAATAATAGCAAAAAATTACTTTTAAAGGAAATTAGAAAGTTATGGGAAAAGAAAGGTCCCGATCTTCCATGGGAAATAGGAGAGTACGATGAATCAAATACACTTTTAGTCGACACTAAGTCACACAGGGCTCTACTTAATCCC CCACATACAGCAATCTTTCCTTACCCTTATTGTCACTGGCATACAGAAGACAATTCCTTAC GCGACCTTCGTATTTATCTGGAAAGGTTGGCGGCATCTGAGAACGTCCAAAAATTTGTATCGGAAAATTCGTTTGGCCAACGCCCCATTAGGGAAAAGAATCTGTCATGGGGATTTTATCAAAAGATTATTCATGCATTCTCATATAAACGTAAAGCTGGTGATTCAGTGAAACCTGACCCCACTATTGCTTCTGTTACTAAAACCTTATTGGAACCCGAACCCATCTCTACTGCTACTTCGGCTGCCCATACGTTACTGGAACCAGAAACGGGGACCACTACTGCTTTAGTTGGCCAAGCCTTATCGGAACCAGATCTCGACACGACTGCTCTGACTTCAGTGGAACAAGAAACTGTAAGTGCTACTGTTTTGACTGCTCATACCTTAGCGGAACCACAAACTAGCACTACTGCTTTGGTGGGTCAAACCGTATCGGAACCAGATCTTGACACTGCTGCCCTGGCTGCTCAGACTTCGTTGGAACAAGAAACCGTAACTGCGACTGTTTTGACTGCTCCAACCTTATTGGAACCAGAACCCGGCGCTGCTATTGCTTTGGTTGGTGAAACCTTATCGGAACCAGAAATCCACACTACTGCTTCGGCTGCTTGGACTGTATTAGAACCCGAAACTTT TACATCAGATGATGCTCATTCAGGCTTCACTACATCGTGTAAAGGGGCTCTAACAAGTGACGTGGACAATGTAACTGTTGGCACCGCACTTTCTGCTAAAATTAAGAGTCCTTCACCAAAAAGATCT GAAAGTAATTCTGTTGTGAATCGTTCAGTTACTCGTAGCATGAATAAAAGAATCGTGAAGTCGGTTAAAGACGTCTCATGTGTCGGATCTGATGATATTCATCAAGATTCACCTCACGTGGAACACAAAATAATCGTCACA GAAAGTAATTCTGCTTTGGATGGTTCAGTTACTCGTAGCAGGAACAAAAGAGTTGTGAATTCGGTAGAAGACAATTCACGTGGGAAAAGGTTCCGATCTTCAGAAG GTAGCAAGAAAAACACAAAAGTTTTTGTGCTTGCTTTGCAAAAAACAAGTGGGGCAGATGATGGCAATAGTTGTCAGAAAAGAACGAGAAGACCACGAAAGTTAGTGGTTAAAAAACCAACTGGTGTACTAGAAG ATGGACATGGAATCACTACCGATCTTGATGAGCACCAACCTCTATCCGTGTGGTATGAACGGATGCGTCGCCTTTCAGTTATAAAGA GAAGTGATAAATCACGAAATCAAACCAATGTCGTCACCACTGACAGAACCACCAGCGACTACCAACAAGATTGGCCGTTTATCAAGCTGTGTCCAATCTGGACCACCATCGAATCTCTCGTGTTACACCCAACACCGCCTCAAAAGCCACACTTTTCGCCATTGAAGAAGACGAACGAGCTTTGTCGTGAGGGTTTAGCCATTGCTCACATGGTGACGTATTGGAATCTGGTTCAGAGGCTTTCAGACTTAAAACCGAATGATCCGGTTGACATAATCAACAACGGTTTGGAAGTTGCAGTCGACTTGGAGACTCATGGGTTTGATGTGGAAGCAATTCGAGGTCGTTTAAATGAGTTGCTTTATTCTAAATCCAAAGCAGGCCAGCGTGAGGATACTCTTAAAGAGCTTGAAAAGTGCAATTATGAAAAGCATGTAATCGAGAAAGAGATGGATCGATTAAAAGTGGAGATGCAAAAGTTGCAAGAAAAATGGAAAGCGAAAGAGGAAGACATTATGAGGTTGCAATCGAACTCGCATCCAGTCTCCACTGAAATCAATGATTGA